In the Ornithinimicrobium pratense genome, CCACCGGCGTCTTCGTCGCGATCGGCCACGACCCCCGCAACGAACTGGTCCGCGGGCAGGTCGCACTGGACGACGAGGGCTACGTGCTCGTCCAGGGGCGGACCACAGCGACCGACGTGCCGGGGGTCTTCGCCTGCGGCGATCTCGTGGACCACATCTACCGCCAGGCGATCACCGCCGCCGGCAGTGGGTGCTCAGCCGCGCTGGACGCCGAGCGATACCTCGCCGCCCAGGACGACGCCGGCCAACCCGACCCTGCGGCAGCGCAGACGCCTGAGCCCGTCGGCGCGGACGCCTGACACCGCATACCTATACCAATCCAGCGAACCAGATCTAGTGCGAGAGTAGGAAACCCATGGCTACCACCCCCACCTCCGACACCACCTTCACCGAGGACGTCCTGCAGCACGACGGCCCCGTGCTCGTCGACTTCTGGGCCCCCTGGTGCGGCCCGTGCAAGATGATCGCCCCCGTGCTCGAAGAGCTCTCCGAGGAGTGGGGCGACAAGCTCAAGGTGGTCAAGCTCAACACCGACGAGAACCCGGAGACCACCCAGGCCTACGGCATCACCGGCATCCCGACGATGAACGTCTACCAGGGCGGTGAGGTCGTCAAGACGCTCGTCGGCGCCCTTCCGAAGAAGAAGCTGGCCCAGGAGCTGGAGCAGTTCACCTCCTGAGGCGTCGATCCCCCCGGGGCTCAGCCCCGACCAGAACCGTCCACAAGGTTATCCACAACCCTGTGGACGGTTCTTCGTCTTTCTGTGGACAACGCGCCCGAGGGGCCCTCGGCCTCCACCAGCCGGTGGGACCGGGGCCTCACTCCTGGTCGAGCATCCCCAGGATCCTCGCCAGGTCCTCCTGCCCAGCGAACTCCACGGTGATGCGGCCCTTGCGCCGTCCCATCGCTACCTGGACGCGGGTCTCGAACCGGTCCGACAGCCGCTCGGCCACCTCCTGCAGCTCCGGGGAGGCGGCGGCGCGCCGGGCCGGGCGCCGGGCCTGTCCCGGGTCCTGGTCACCGACGAGCACGATCTCCTCCACGGAGCGCACCGATAACCCCTCGGCAACGATCCGCTGCGCAAGCCGCTCCATGGCCGCTCCGTCCGGAAGCCCCAGGAGGGCGCGGGCATGTCCGGCGCTGAGCACCCCGGAAGCCACCCGCCGGGCCACCATCGGGGGGAGCTTGAGGAGCCGGATGGTGTTGCTGATCTGTGGGCGAGAACGTCCGATCCGCGTGGCCAGCTCCTCGTGCGTGCAGCCGAAGTCCTCCAGCAGCTGCTGGTAGGCCGCCGCCTCCTCCAGGGGGTTCAGCTGGGCGCGGTGCAGGTTCTCCAGCAGCGCGTCCCGCAACATGTGCTCGTCCTCGGTCGCCCGGACGATGGCGGGGATGGTCTGCCTGCCGGCCGCCTTCGAAGCCCGCAGCCGACGCTCACCCATCACCAGTTCGAAGGGGGACTCACCGCCGGCGACCTCATCCTCGCTCACGCGCCGCAGCACGACGGGCTGCAGCACCCCGAGCTCTTCGATGCTGCGCACGAGCTCGGCCAGTTCGTCCTCATCGAAGACCTCGCGCGGCTGGCGGGGGTTGGGACGAATGTCCTCGACCAGCACTTCCGCGAACGTCGCACCGGGCACCGGCGCCAAGCCGTCCAGGCTGCCGTCTCCACCGGGCAGGTCAGGGGCGGCCGGTTCAGGCGGGGCCGCTCGTCCGACACTCCCAAACCGCGCCGTTGAGTCATCGCTGTTTCCCGTGAAACCGGACGAAGTCTCCCTCGCGCCGTCACCGTTTCCCGTGAAACCGGACGATGCCTCCAGTGCGCCCTCGGTCAGTGCGGCAGCACCCCGATCCTCACCCCGAGGGAAGAAGACATCACGGGGACGGTCCTGGTCGGTAGGAGCCGAGGGGATGAGGGCGCCCAGTCCTTTACCCAGTCCGCGGCGACGCTCGTTCATCTCACACCTCCTGGCGGCGCATCTCGGCAGCCGCCTCTGCGTAGGACAGTGCACCCGCACTGCCTGGGTCGTGGGTCATGACGGTCTCGCCGTGGCTGGGGGCCTCGCTGACCCGGACCGAGCGGGGCACCACGGTCCGCAGGACGCGTTCACCGAAGTACTCCCGCACCTGGTCAGCCACGTCCGCCGCAAGTCGGGTCCGGCCGTCGTACATGGTCAGCAGAATGGTCGAGATGCGGAGGCCGGCGTTGAGATGCTGCTGAATGAGCTCAACGTTCTTCATCAACTGGCTCAAACCCTCAAGCGCGTAGTACTCACACTGGATAGGGATGAGCACCTCCCGCGCGGCGACGAAGGCGTTGACGGTGAGCAGGCCGAGGCTGGGCGGGCAGTCGATGATCACGAGGTCCAGCGGCTGGTCCTGCTCTGAGAGATAGACCTCAAGCGCGCGGCGCAGGCGATTCTCCCGGGCCACCAGGGGCACCAGTTCGATCTCGGCTCCAGCCAGATCGATGGTGGCCGGGGCGCACAGCAGACCTGGCACGTGTGGACAGGGCTGCACCACCTCAGACAGTGGTATACCGTCGATGATCACGTCGTAGATGCCAGCGGTACCGCTGGTGTGCGGGATGCTCAGTGCCGTGCTCGCGTTGCCCTGCGGGTCCATGTCGATGACCAGCACGCGCAGTCCGTCCAGGGCCATAGCGGCGGCGACATTGACAGCGGTGGTCGTCTTGCCGACCCCGCCCTTCTGGTTGGAGACCGTGATGATCCTGGTGCCGTGCCAGGGTCGACCTCCCGCGGACGCGGCGGAGACGCCCGCCGCTGTCACTTCAGGCGTTTCACGTGAAACTCCCTCGGCTGGAGCGCCCGTTTCACGTGGAACAGAGGGGCCCGGCGTCGCGCCGCCGGGCCCATCATCGCCTGGCCATCCCAGAACGCCGGCGCTGAGGAAAGAAGAAGGGAGGGACGGTGCGGGGACGGCAGGCCAGCCCAGCGGAGATGACGTCGACATGAGGGCTCCATCTTCGCTGATCAGAGGCCCCGAACCAAGCCGACCGGCCGAGAGAGGAACCCATGCTCGTCGATGCCTCAGAAGGGCTACTCCGAGGCCGTTCAGTGCGAGGAACGAGACCCTGGCCGGCCGCGCTTCGTTGACCCACGAGGCCGGTCGACACGCCGCCTCGTGCCGGGTGTGGACGCCTGCCACTGGGCGGGACGAACGATCTCCACCACACGGACGGGCTCGCTGACCCGGCCGACTCCCAGGTGGTGCACCGCGCTCTGCTCGACCCCCATGCGATGGAGCAGGTCATGCGCCTGCTCGAGCTCGACCTCGGCGGCTTCTCCCTTCAGCGCCAGCAGTCGA is a window encoding:
- the trxA gene encoding thioredoxin; this translates as MATTPTSDTTFTEDVLQHDGPVLVDFWAPWCGPCKMIAPVLEELSEEWGDKLKVVKLNTDENPETTQAYGITGIPTMNVYQGGEVVKTLVGALPKKKLAQELEQFTS
- a CDS encoding ParB/RepB/Spo0J family partition protein; protein product: MNERRRGLGKGLGALIPSAPTDQDRPRDVFFPRGEDRGAAALTEGALEASSGFTGNGDGARETSSGFTGNSDDSTARFGSVGRAAPPEPAAPDLPGGDGSLDGLAPVPGATFAEVLVEDIRPNPRQPREVFDEDELAELVRSIEELGVLQPVVLRRVSEDEVAGGESPFELVMGERRLRASKAAGRQTIPAIVRATEDEHMLRDALLENLHRAQLNPLEEAAAYQQLLEDFGCTHEELATRIGRSRPQISNTIRLLKLPPMVARRVASGVLSAGHARALLGLPDGAAMERLAQRIVAEGLSVRSVEEIVLVGDQDPGQARRPARRAAASPELQEVAERLSDRFETRVQVAMGRRKGRITVEFAGQEDLARILGMLDQE
- a CDS encoding ParA family protein, whose translation is MTAAGVSAASAGGRPWHGTRIITVSNQKGGVGKTTTAVNVAAAMALDGLRVLVIDMDPQGNASTALSIPHTSGTAGIYDVIIDGIPLSEVVQPCPHVPGLLCAPATIDLAGAEIELVPLVARENRLRRALEVYLSEQDQPLDLVIIDCPPSLGLLTVNAFVAAREVLIPIQCEYYALEGLSQLMKNVELIQQHLNAGLRISTILLTMYDGRTRLAADVADQVREYFGERVLRTVVPRSVRVSEAPSHGETVMTHDPGSAGALSYAEAAAEMRRQEV